The Pseudomonas sp. LFM046 region TCTTCACTGCGATATGGGCGGCCACCAGTTCATTGATGCCCTTGGCGAGGTGCGCCTGGACACCGTTGAAGCGCTCCACCGGGATGACTTCGTCGATCCAGCCGTCGCTGTGCTGGCGGGTCATTTCCGACAGCGCCTTGTCCAGTGCCTCGGTCTGCACGCTTTCCGCTTCCTGCTGGCGCAGGCCCTTCTGCAGGCGGGCGAGGGCGTCGTAGACCGGCGCCCAGACGAGGTCGTTGGCGGCGTTGATCGGTTGGTCCAGGTTACCGTCGGCCAGGCCCTGGATCAGGCTGGCCAGGTGCTGCGCGCGAAGCTGTGCTTGTGCTTTTCCGTTGAACAGACCCATGGATTGTCCCCTTGCGTGTCAGGCTGCGGCTTCTTCGACCAGGGCCATTTCGCGGCTGGTCATCAGCTTCTCGATGTCCACCAGGATCAACATCCGCTCGGCCACGGTGGCAAGGCCCAGCAGGTACTCGGTATCGAAGCTGGCGCCGAATTCCGGCGGCGGCTTGATCTCTTCGCCCGGCAGGGCGATCACGTCGGACACCGAGTCCACCACCACGCCGACGATGCGCCGGCCGATGTTGAGGATGATGACCACGGTGAACGGGTCGTAGGTGACGTCGGCGAGGTTGAATTTGATGCGCAGGTCGACGATGGGAACGATGGCGCCGCGCAGGTTGATCACGCCCTTGATGAAGGCCGGGCTGTTGGCGATGGCGGTCACCTGGTCATAGCCGCGAATTTCCTGCACCCGGAGTATGTCGATGGCGTACTCCTCGCGACCGAGGGTGAAGGTCAGGTACTCCTGGGCCGATTGGCCCGCCTGCTCCGCACTAGGGGAGTTCATGCAGCGCTGCTCCTTGTTGTTGTGCCAGGCCCGGCAGGGCGTCTACGTCGAGGATCAGGGCGACGCTGCCGTCGCCCATGATGGTGGCGCCGGCGATGCCATCGATCCGGCGGAAGTTCTGTTCCAGGCTCTTGATCACCACCTGCTGCTGGCCTACCAGGTCGTCCACCTGCAGGGCGAAGGGGCGCCCGTCGGCTTCGAGGATGACCACGATGGACTGCTCGGCCGGCAACGGCGGGGCGGACTCGCCCAGCAGGTCGTGCAGCGAGAGCAGTGGCAGGTACTCGCCGCGCACGCGGATCACCGCGCCTTCTTCCCCGGCCAGGCCGCGGATGTCGGCGGCCTTGGGCTGCAGGGATTCGACGATGTAGGTGAGCGGGATGACGTAGTGGGTCTGCGCCACGGCGACGATCAGGCCGTCGAGGATGGCGAGGGTCAGGGGCAGGCGGATGCTGATGCGGGTGCCCAGGCCCGCTACGGAGTCGATGTCGATGCGCCCGCCCATGCCCTGGATGTTGCGCTTGACCACGTCCATGCCGACGCCGCGCCCGGAGAGGTCGGTGACCACTTCGGCGGTGGAGAAGCCGGGCATGAAGATCAACTGCCAGACCTCGGCGTCGCTCATGCCGTCGTGCACCGGCAGGTTCTTCTCCCGGGCCTTGGCGAGGATGCGTCCACGGTCCAGGCCACGGCCGTCGTCGCTGATCTCCACTACGATGCTGCCGCCCTGGTGAAAGGCCCCCAGGCGTACGGTGCCGCTGGCCGGCTTGCCGGCGGCCAGGCGTACCTCGGGCGATTCGATGCCGTGGTCGATGCTGTTGCGGACGATGTGGGTGAGCGGGTCGCTGAGGCGTTCGATCACGCCCTTGTCCAGCTCGGTGTGTTCGCCCTGCAGCACCAGTTCCACCTGCTTGCCGAGGCGCGAGGAGGTGTCCCGCACCAGGCGCGGGAAGCGGCTGAAGATGAAGCTGATGGGCAACATGCGGATCGACATCACCGATTCCTGCAGGTCGCGGGTGTTGTGCTCCAGCTGCGCCAGGGCCTGGTGGATGCGTTCGTGGACGCTCGGGTCCAGCGCGCCGCCCAGTTGGCCGAGCATGGCCTGGGTGATCACCAGCTCGCCGACCAGGTTGATCAGGCTGTCGATCTTCTCGACGCTGACGCGGATGGAGCTGGATTCGCCTTCGCCGCTGGCGGGCTTGCTGGCGGCGGAGGGCGTGGCGGCCTTTGCCGGTTCGCGCGGGGCCGGGAGGGCGGCAGGGGGCGCGTTCTGGACGGTGGGCGTATCGGTGAACAGGCCATAGGCCTCGGGCTCGGCCTGGGCCGGCGCGCCGGGGGCGTCGTCGAAGAATCCGAAGTCGTCATCGGCTGCTGCTGTGGGCAGGCCCGGTGCGTCATCGAAGAAGCCAAAGCCCGCCTCCTCGATGGCGGGCGGTGCATCCACCAGCAGTTCCCGCAGGCGGGCGACGGTTTCTTCCACCGGCACGTCGGGATCGGGGCGCTGGTGGCGGTGGGCGTCCAGCAGGCGCATCAGCACGTCGCGGGCCTGGAGGAACAGGTCGACCATCTCCGCCCGCAAGGCCATCTGGCCGCTGCGGATGCGGTCGAGCAGGGTTTCCAGCTCGTGGGTCACGGCGGTCAGGTCGTCGAAGCCGAACATGCCGGCCGAACCCTTGATGGAGTGCGCGGCGCGGAAGATGCCGTTGAGTTCTTCCGCGTCAGGCGCCTGCAGGTCGAGGCCGAGCAGCAACAGTTCGAGGCTGGCCAGATGCTCTTCGGTTTCCTCGTAGAACACCTGGAGGAACTGGTTCATCCCTAAGCTCATGGGAAGCGCCTTGTGCTGGGGTCAGGGGAGGACCTTGCGGGTAACTTCCAGCAGCTTTGGCGGATCGAAGGGCTTGACCAGCCAGCCAGTGGCGCCGGCGGATTTGCCTTGCTGCTTCATGGCGTCGCTGGACTCGGTGGTCAGCATCAGGATGGGCGTGGCCCGGTAGCCCGGCAGGCCGCGCAGGCTGCGGATCAGGCTGAGGCCGTCCATGTTCGGCATGTTCTGGTCGGTGAAGACCAGGTTGTAGGCCTTGCTCTGGGCCTTGCCGAGGCCGTCCTTGCCATCTACCGCCTCGTCCACCAGGTAGCCGGCGGACTTGAGGGTGAAGCTCAGCATCTGTCGGATCGATGCCGAGTCGTCGACTATGAGGATCTGCTTGCTCATCAGGTGCGGCTCTCCATTGCGCTTTATAGGGGTGAAGCACTGCAGGCTGGTGCCGACCCGGGGAGCCCGACGAACCTCTGAGCTGTCGGCTGCTCTGTCGGTCTGCGTCCGGCGCCAACCTCTGGAACTGCGTACCAAGATAGCCACTGGCCATGACTCTTTTTAGTCGGAAGCCCACCTTGCGTCCAGATTCTGGCGTCAGCCATTCGTCGCGCGGCTGGCTGACTCCCGAAAGACGACGACGAACGGTTCAGAAAAGCTCCACTTCTCCCGCGTTGACGCTGCTCTGGGCGACGGGGTTGGCAACGGGTTTGCGCAGTTCCGTGGTCTCGTCGCCCAGGCGCTCCGCCCAGTGCTCCGGCTCCAGGCCGCGCAGGCCGCCGAGGCCCCTGGCGAATCCGCCGAGCTTGGTGAAGTGCTTGCGCATCTGGCCGAGCAACTGGCTGCTCATGTCCTGGAATTGCAGGGCGGTAATGGCCTGGTCGACGCCGTTGCCCACCTCCAGGGAGAGGCGGTCCAGCTCCTGGATCACCTTCAGGGTGTGGTGGTTCATGCCTTCGAGGTCTTCCAGCATGTGGTGCAGTTGCTGCCGGGATTCCATGGCGAAACCCATGTCCTTGTCCGCCAGTTGGGCGATGGCCGCCTCGGCGTCCTGGATCTCCCGGTAGACGACATCCACGTGCCCGCGAATCTGCTCGGAAAAACCGGTGGAGCGGGTGGACAGGGCACGCACCTCGTCCGCCACCACGGCGAAGCCCCGGCCGCTCTCGCCGGCGCGGGCAGCCTCGATGGCGGCGTTCAGGGCCAGCAGGTTGGTTTGCTTGGCGATGGCGTCCATATCGTGGGTGGATTTCAGGATATCGGCGATTTTCTGCGTCACCCGATCCATGCGTTTCACCAGCTCCTGGGAGGTCTGGCTGGTTTCCAGGGCGGCTTCGACGAACAGGCCCAGGGTGTCGCGGGTGGTGGCGATGAATTCCTGGAAGTTCATGCCGTCGTCGGCGCGCTGCTGGTCGCCGTAGCGTTCGATCAGGGAGTGGGAATGGGCGCGCTGCTGGTCGATGCGTGCGGCGAGCCCGTGGAAGCTGTCACCCAGGCGACGAATGGCGTCCTGCAAGAGGCCGTCGATCTGTCCGGCATGGGCCTGGAGGGTGCCGAGCTGTTCGTCCAGGGCATCCTGGGCGCGCTGCCAGTCCGGCGTCGCCGCGACCGTCTGCATGCTGGCCTCTGTCGCCGCGGCGCGTGTGTCCCGCAGCAGCCAGGTCAGCAGCAGGCTGGCCAGCCATCCCCCGGCGAGGGCCAGCCAGAGCGGCAGGCCAACGGCAATCATGCCGGCGCAGGCCAGCCAGATCAGGGAGTGCAGGGCCAGGGCCTTGACGGTATTGGCGGACAGCGGCTGCGACATGGGGCACTCCCTTGCCAGGTGATTGGGCCGAACAACGGTGCTTTCAAAGGCCATCGGCGACGCAGCTTAAAGCTAGAGGGCTGTCGTCTAATGTCAAATCGCTATCCGTCGGATTTCTGCTGCCGATCATCCTGTCGCGTCAGCCTCCTCCGGTGGACTCAGGTAGCGATGGGCGCCGCAGCGCAGGCAACGCTGGCAAATCATGGGCACGGCGCCCACTTCGGTACGGAAACCCTCGGTCCAGTGGCAACCGAGCAGAAAGCAACGAATTCGCATGGCTCCTCCCCGGGGGTGGTCCCCCTGGTTCGATCCGGCAGCAGTGAATGGAACGGCACTCGCCTTGTTGTTCTTGGAGGCATGGGCGGGGAAGAGGATCGGCCTGCTGCTCTAGAGCCGACAACCTAAAAGGGCGGTGGGGCGGCCGCTGGTCGGGCGTAGCCTTCCGGTGGGCGGATAGCCCTTGGATGACGGGCCCCGGCGGAGTGATGTCAGAGCCTGAACGCTGCCACGCTCCAGCCAGCCCGGAGGCTCCTGTTTCGCGTCCTGGCGTCCGGAAACCAGTGGCAATTTAGTGGCTATGCTTGGGTTGCGGTGCAAGACCTACGAACAGGTTGGCCGTTGCCAGGTGTGGCTCGTTTTAGGAAGTGGGTGCTGGCGAAACAGGTGGATGGGTTTCGAGTTCCGCTTTTTATCAATCCCATTGAACGAGGCATGTCTGGAGATTGCGAAATGGATTTCTTCAGAAGCGGAAGCGCCGTTCAACCAGCCAGACCCGACCTTTCAGGAAAGAGGCGCCCGACCAAGTGGCACCGCATGTATTTCTTTCTCGCGGGTTTCGATGTGCTGGTGGTCATCCTGAGCGTGTTGCTCAACCACATGATCGTCGACACGTACCACCGCTCCATCAAGGCCAACCAGTCCTGGGTCCAGCAACTGTCCAGCTATTCGATGCTGGGTAGCCTGGCCTCTGCCGTCAACGCACCCGGCAACAATGTGTTCGATACCCATGACGTCGAAGCCGAATCGCGGAACATGCGCGAGGCTTTGCGTGCCTTCGACGAGCACCTGTCTACCGCAAAGCAGCAGCTGCAGGTCCGCATTTTCAACCAGACGGAACACAGCGCGGACATACAGGCCTACACCCTGGCGCTTCGGGAGGACGTGCACGAAGTCGACATCGCGATGGGCGAGATGGTGAATGAGGCTTTGCTGATCTTTTCCTACTTCCGGGAAGGCCAGTCGGACAACGCCGGCAAGCGCATGGCCACCATGGACCGGAAGTACGCCGAGTTGCTGGCCTCGCTTGCGACCGTGCGCGAGCGTGTCGGCCTGATCCAGAGCAAGCTGCTGGAGGAGGAGCTGGAGTCGGTGGAGGTGCTGCGCCGGATCGAGTACTCGACCATGGTGTTCGTGCTGATGATGGTGACCGCGGCGACGCTCTACGGGGGCAAGATCAGGCGTGAAATGGAGGCGCAGGCAGCCGAAAAGGAGGGCTATCTGGCGGTGCTGCACGAAAGCGAGCGGCAGTTCCGTCAGCAGGCCTCACTGCTGGACAAGGCTCAGGACGCCATCGTCGTCCACGGTATGGATTACCGCATCCTGTACTGGAACAAGAGCGCCGAGCGCCTCTACGGGCTGTCGAAGGAAGAGGCCCTCGGCAAGTCGGCCCAGGAGCTGATCTACCAGGGGCACAACGCGTTCAACGAGGCCGCCGACAGCCTGATCGCGACGGGTGATTGGGCGGGCGAGGTCACGCTGCGGCGGCGTGACGGCATCAGCATCACCCTGGAAAGCCACCGGACCCTGGTGCGGGACGATGACGGCCGGCCGCAGTCCGTCCTGTCCATCAACACCGACATCACCCATCGCAAGTCCGCCGAGCAGGAGGTCAAGCGCCTGGCCTTCTATGACCAGCTGACCGGGCTGGCCAACCGGCGGCTCATGCTCGACCGGTTGCAGCATGTGCTGGCGGCCAGCGCCCGCAGCCTGAATACCAGCGCGGTCATCCTCATCGACCTGGATAACTTCAAGGCACTGAATGACACCCTGGGCCACGACCGGGGGGACATGCTGCTGCAACAGGTGGCCCTGCGTCTTACGA contains the following coding sequences:
- a CDS encoding chemotaxis protein CheW: MNSPSAEQAGQSAQEYLTFTLGREEYAIDILRVQEIRGYDQVTAIANSPAFIKGVINLRGAIVPIVDLRIKFNLADVTYDPFTVVIILNIGRRIVGVVVDSVSDVIALPGEEIKPPPEFGASFDTEYLLGLATVAERMLILVDIEKLMTSREMALVEEAAA
- a CDS encoding chemotaxis protein CheW, which translates into the protein MSLGMNQFLQVFYEETEEHLASLELLLLGLDLQAPDAEELNGIFRAAHSIKGSAGMFGFDDLTAVTHELETLLDRIRSGQMALRAEMVDLFLQARDVLMRLLDAHRHQRPDPDVPVEETVARLRELLVDAPPAIEEAGFGFFDDAPGLPTAAADDDFGFFDDAPGAPAQAEPEAYGLFTDTPTVQNAPPAALPAPREPAKAATPSAASKPASGEGESSSIRVSVEKIDSLINLVGELVITQAMLGQLGGALDPSVHERIHQALAQLEHNTRDLQESVMSIRMLPISFIFSRFPRLVRDTSSRLGKQVELVLQGEHTELDKGVIERLSDPLTHIVRNSIDHGIESPEVRLAAGKPASGTVRLGAFHQGGSIVVEISDDGRGLDRGRILAKAREKNLPVHDGMSDAEVWQLIFMPGFSTAEVVTDLSGRGVGMDVVKRNIQGMGGRIDIDSVAGLGTRISIRLPLTLAILDGLIVAVAQTHYVIPLTYIVESLQPKAADIRGLAGEEGAVIRVRGEYLPLLSLHDLLGESAPPLPAEQSIVVILEADGRPFALQVDDLVGQQQVVIKSLEQNFRRIDGIAGATIMGDGSVALILDVDALPGLAQQQGAALHELP
- a CDS encoding response regulator, translated to MSKQILIVDDSASIRQMLSFTLKSAGYLVDEAVDGKDGLGKAQSKAYNLVFTDQNMPNMDGLSLIRSLRGLPGYRATPILMLTTESSDAMKQQGKSAGATGWLVKPFDPPKLLEVTRKVLP
- a CDS encoding methyl-accepting chemotaxis protein; translated protein: MSQPLSANTVKALALHSLIWLACAGMIAVGLPLWLALAGGWLASLLLTWLLRDTRAAATEASMQTVAATPDWQRAQDALDEQLGTLQAHAGQIDGLLQDAIRRLGDSFHGLAARIDQQRAHSHSLIERYGDQQRADDGMNFQEFIATTRDTLGLFVEAALETSQTSQELVKRMDRVTQKIADILKSTHDMDAIAKQTNLLALNAAIEAARAGESGRGFAVVADEVRALSTRSTGFSEQIRGHVDVVYREIQDAEAAIAQLADKDMGFAMESRQQLHHMLEDLEGMNHHTLKVIQELDRLSLEVGNGVDQAITALQFQDMSSQLLGQMRKHFTKLGGFARGLGGLRGLEPEHWAERLGDETTELRKPVANPVAQSSVNAGEVELF
- a CDS encoding PSPA7_2676 family Cys-rich small protein, whose product is MRIRCFLLGCHWTEGFRTEVGAVPMICQRCLRCGAHRYLSPPEEADATG
- a CDS encoding EAL domain-containing protein, whose amino-acid sequence is MDFFRSGSAVQPARPDLSGKRRPTKWHRMYFFLAGFDVLVVILSVLLNHMIVDTYHRSIKANQSWVQQLSSYSMLGSLASAVNAPGNNVFDTHDVEAESRNMREALRAFDEHLSTAKQQLQVRIFNQTEHSADIQAYTLALREDVHEVDIAMGEMVNEALLIFSYFREGQSDNAGKRMATMDRKYAELLASLATVRERVGLIQSKLLEEELESVEVLRRIEYSTMVFVLMMVTAATLYGGKIRREMEAQAAEKEGYLAVLHESERQFRQQASLLDKAQDAIVVHGMDYRILYWNKSAERLYGLSKEEALGKSAQELIYQGHNAFNEAADSLIATGDWAGEVTLRRRDGISITLESHRTLVRDDDGRPQSVLSINTDITHRKSAEQEVKRLAFYDQLTGLANRRLMLDRLQHVLAASARSLNTSAVILIDLDNFKALNDTLGHDRGDMLLQQVALRLTNCIRESDTVARLGGDEFVVLLENLSDSPPEAAIQVKTIGEKIISSLNISYQLDGYEYHSSPSLGIALFQGQLNTVDDIMKRADLAMYRAKAAGRNTMRFFDPEMQAVATARARLEADLRQGWQSKELVLHFQPQVNSEGQVIGAEALMRWEHPERGFVQPSEFVALAEETGLILPLGRWALQSACAQLVVWARHPETARLGMAVNVSARQFHHPDFVQEVLDVLKHTGADPRKLKLELTEGLLIEDMENTIAKMVELKEIGIGLSLDDFGTGYSSLSYLKSLPLDQLKIDQSFIRDVLVDPNDAAIACAIVSLSKILGLSVIAEGVETDAQRAFLLNHGCKTYQGFLYAPPLPAETFSEFVHERLMA